Part of the Phycisphaerales bacterium genome, CGACCGCGTCTGCCCCGCCGGCACGCTCAGGTCGGGCCGTGGGATGGGATAGGTGTTGCTCAGATCGCTCAAACCGGGCGTCGTGGTGCTCAGGTCGTTGCCCGGCCCGGTGCCCATCGGAACGGGCGCGCTGGTCTCGCTGCCGCCGCCCGTGATCATCACGTCGCTGGGCTGGCCGCGTCCGCGCGGTGGCCGCGCCTGTCCCGATCGCCCGGGGCGCGTCGGCCTGCCGGCCTCACGCTGCCGATCGGGCGGGGGCGTGATCGCGCCGCCTGCCGGTTCGCCGGCCTCGGCCGTCGAGCCGAACTGCTGGGTGATGCGCCACGCCGTGGAAGGCAGCACGAGCTTGTAGGGCACGCCTTCGCGCTCCTGGTTCGTGCGCAGCCAGCGGTCGACCGAATCCACGATGAAGTTGTTCGCATCGGGATGGTCGGTCCAGCCGACGAGCTTCACCGAAATCTGCGGGTTCTCGGGAGCGTCGTCGTCCTGCGAACCACCCGAGAACGGATCGACTTCGGGGTTCGCCGTCCCGGCGTAGCTGGTCTCGAGGCTCTGGATGTGGATGGCCGGCATCTCCATCGTCACGCCGACGTCGCCCTGTGCGACCGTGTTGGCCCGCTCCATCATCAGGCTGATGTCGTTGACCAGCCACGCGTAGACCTCGCGGCCGTCGGCCAGCGCGACGAGGTTCGACAGCGTGCGGTCGATGACCTGGCTGCCGGTCACGCCCGACGCGTCGCTCTTCAGGCTCTCGCCCCGCGACAGCACCTGCTGGATGACCGGCGGCTGCGGATACGCGTCGACGGCGGCCTGGTCCATGAACGGGCGAATGAACATCGCCGCGCCGGCCACCAGGCCCAGGCCCGCGGCCGCGGCGAACCACGGCGTCTTGCGGCGCCACACGGCCTCACGCACCACCGCGGCAGGCATCATGTTGGCCTCGAGGGTTGCGAACTCGAGCCCCTGCAGCGCCAGGCCGTAGGCGGTCATGAGCTGGCCGGCGTTCTCGCCCAGCGTGGCCTCGTCGACGCCGTCGAACTTGGCCCGCTTGAATTCCTCGACCGTGTAGACGGTGAGCTGCACCTGCTGCTGCAGCGCTTTGCGGATGCCCTGGAGCTCGAACGTCGAGCCCAGGCCGATGACGCGCTGCAGGTCCGAGTCGCTGTGCAGCGACTGGTAGTAGCCGATCGAACGCTGGATCTCCTGGCCCAGGTCGCTGAAGATCGGCCGCAGCGCCTGCAGCACGTGCCGGGCACTCTTGCTCTTGTGCACCTCGCGCTTGATCTTCTCGGCCTTGGGGTAGCTCACGCTGAACTTGTCGACGATCTCCTGCGTGAAGTTGTTGCCGCCCAGCGGGAAGGTGCGCACCCACACGCGGCCGGCCTCGGCGATGATCAGGTCGGTGGACGTCGTGCCTACGTCGACGATGACCGTGCCGGGCGTGCGCTCGTCGAACACCAGGTCGTACGCCAGCGCGTTGTACGCGGCGATGGGGCTGAGCGTCACGATGTCGGGCACCATGCCGAAGTCGTCATAGAGCTGCAGCTGCTGGCGGATGCGCTCCTTCGTCGCCGCAAAGATGCCCACCTCGACGTCCGGCGAATCGGGCGAGCGGAAGGTCTGGAAGTCCCACTCGACTTCTTCAAGCGAGAAGGGGATCTGCTGCTCGGCCTCGAACCGCACGATCTTGGGGATCTGCTTGGGCTCGACCGGCGGCAGCTTCGCGAAGCGTGCGAACGCCGCGTGCCCGGGCACGCTGACCGCCACCCGCGCCTTGCTCAGGTCGTGCTGGTTCACGAAGGCGCCCAGCGCCAGCCGGATCGCGTCGTCCTGGTTGAGCTCGGGCGTCGAGAGCACCCGCTTGTGGGGCATGTTCGCGAACTCGGCCACGCGGACGTTTTCCCCGTCCAGCACCAGCTTGACGGCCTTGATGCCGCCCGCGCCTACTTCGACGCCCCAGCACGCGTTCGATGTCGCCATGGTTCAAGCCTTCCTTACTAAAGACCGCGCGGGCCACCACCAGCCCGTTCCGACCCCGCCGCCGCGAGGGCGGCCGGAGGGGCCGATCGTATCACCATCGACGGGCTTGGCGGGCCGAACGGCCCAGCCCATCGCCCCTCCATACGACGATGGTTGCCGGCTGTTGCCCCGCGGCTGGCCGGCCGTTACAGCCCGGTGACGAACCTCGATGTCGGGCGATCCGTCAGGAGCGTCCCTATTCGCCGGCCGATTCGATCACGCCGGCGATCATCGAGACCAGCATGTGCCCGTTCTGATCGATGGCGCCCTGGTAGTGCAGCACCCGGGCCTTGCTCGGGGCCGTGATGCCCATGCCAGCCACCACCGGCCCGGTCGAGGACCACCGCGTGGGGTTCTGCTGCCAGGCCATCGAGGCCACCATCTCCTCGGGCTTGCCCTGGGCCAGCAGGTCGAGCATGTCGCGGTCGTGCTGCACGACCTTGTTGCGGGCCTGCTGAGACTCCTGCGAGTCTCCCAATAGCTGGACCTGATCGCCAAACATCGGCCCAACATGGCTCAGGTCGAAGCTGGTAATCACCAGCGTCGTGCCGCCCAGCTCGCCCAGGGCCTGTCGGACGGCGTCGACGAACGGCTGGATGGCCACGCCCTCGCCGTCGTAGCTCTCGCCGTTGTTGGCAGCCGCGTCGTGCACCAGGGCGGCGAACACCTTGGGGTAGTTGCCGGCGTCGTCGGTGCCGAAGACGTGCTGGATCCAGGGCATCTGCAGCTCGATGCTGTGCTCGCGTTCGTGGTCGTAGCGATGCTCGAAGAGCTTGTCTCCCAGCGAGT contains:
- the pilM gene encoding type IV pilus assembly protein PilM gives rise to the protein MATSNACWGVEVGAGGIKAVKLVLDGENVRVAEFANMPHKRVLSTPELNQDDAIRLALGAFVNQHDLSKARVAVSVPGHAAFARFAKLPPVEPKQIPKIVRFEAEQQIPFSLEEVEWDFQTFRSPDSPDVEVGIFAATKERIRQQLQLYDDFGMVPDIVTLSPIAAYNALAYDLVFDERTPGTVIVDVGTTSTDLIIAEAGRVWVRTFPLGGNNFTQEIVDKFSVSYPKAEKIKREVHKSKSARHVLQALRPIFSDLGQEIQRSIGYYQSLHSDSDLQRVIGLGSTFELQGIRKALQQQVQLTVYTVEEFKRAKFDGVDEATLGENAGQLMTAYGLALQGLEFATLEANMMPAAVVREAVWRRKTPWFAAAAGLGLVAGAAMFIRPFMDQAAVDAYPQPPVIQQVLSRGESLKSDASGVTGSQVIDRTLSNLVALADGREVYAWLVNDISLMMERANTVAQGDVGVTMEMPAIHIQSLETSYAGTANPEVDPFSGGSQDDDAPENPQISVKLVGWTDHPDANNFIVDSVDRWLRTNQEREGVPYKLVLPSTAWRITQQFGSTAEAGEPAGGAITPPPDRQREAGRPTRPGRSGQARPPRGRGQPSDVMITGGGSETSAPVPMGTGPGNDLSTTTPGLSDLSNTYPIPRPDLSVPAGQTRSFFEVTWIMELVDEQEGGLR